In the Henningerozyma blattae CBS 6284 chromosome 8, complete genome genome, one interval contains:
- the SAS2 gene encoding histone acetyltransferase (similar to Saccharomyces cerevisiae SAS2 (YMR127C); ancestral locus Anc_2.410), with protein sequence MKLEKKNADDNPEEELYGIQKERNIRQVQFGLGKKFLTWYGSNVYFNKSTRLLGYINMPKSPGKKGKIQSPVGQYWLDTLYICEYCFKYTDQLKELESHISHCLYAKKAPGRIMYKSPDITIRRVKGWKHELYCQCLCLFTKLFLDNKSMYFKLPHYEFYIIYKTGSTKPMGYFSKDILSYARYNLACILTFPPYQRQHVGTYLMEFSYKLSKLEGIASGPETPLSPFGLISYINYWSRIIAMELLEGELMGYNYVTLEMISKVTGFRISDIITTFKQLDCLDENDNILLNKLKMWAKGKSKHLKGYYLDNEYFLADA encoded by the coding sequence ATGAAACTGGAGAAGAAAAATGCAGATGATAATcctgaagaagaattgtATGGTATTCAAAAGGAACGTAATATTAGGCAAGTTCAATTTGGACTAGGCAAGAAATTTCTGACTTGGTATGGTAGTAATGTTTATTTTAACAAATCTACGCGATTATTAGGATATATCAATATGCCAAAAAGCCCTGGGAAAAAGGGTAAGATACAGTCACCAGTAGGTCAATATTGGTTGGATACACTTTATATATGTGAATACTGCTTTAAGTATACAGACCAACTGAAAGAACTAGAGTCTCATATTAGTCATTGTTTATATGCAAAAAAAGCTCCTGGCCGAATAATGTACAAGAGCCCTGATATCACAATAAGACGGGTGAAAGGTTGGAAGCATGAATTATATTGTCAATGTCTATGTCTATTCactaaattatttttagataataaatcaatgtATTTTAAATTGCCACATTATGAGTTTTATATCATCTATAAGACAGGTTCCACGAAACCAATGGGCTATTTTTCAAAGGATATATTGTCATATGCCAGATATAATTTAGCCTGTATTTTAACATTTCCACCTTATCAGAGACAGCATGTTGGGACGTACTTGATGGAATTTTCTTACAAGTTATCAAAGTTAGAAGGTATTGCTTCAGGTCCTGAAACACCTTTATCGCCTTTTGGGTTAATTAGCTACATAAATTACTGGTCAAGAATTATTGCTatggaattattagaagGTGAGTTAATGGGTTATAATTATGTTACACTGGAGATGATATCAAAAGTTACAGGGTTCAGAATATCAGATATCATTACAACGTTTAAGCAGCTGGACTGTTtggatgaaaatgataatatctTACTTAACAAGTTGAAGATGTGGGCTAAAGGAAAAAGTAAGCATTTAAAGggttattatttagataatgaatattttctgGCTGACGCATGA
- the ECM16 gene encoding ATP-dependent RNA helicase ECM16 (similar to Saccharomyces cerevisiae ECM16 (YMR128W); ancestral locus Anc_2.409) yields MGTYRKRFNEKARAGHMARLKELKRVRNKQFTRHLENNEENNTSEDTTSNLPKDSNAELLEPVTAEEKALKKRKLQELFTPKESKISRLKKKRLDKFIEHQLKREEKTTIIKKLQDYKMDTSILVSSKRLGHGRQTKKEEFAEALSLEQQGRGNEHTKEVLYEEHVTRDWDEDHKNLKNTNKPSDNEYEDKDEDEDDEEEDDFESKFGDTSAPSSSFIDNRPAKFGGSGFGFGFSNATVIKKDKKQPKKKYNWRQRIELQEQRKHNAEDEMDFESTDTESSPSDEGETNESESESIDDEDIQAVNEDKNSSDSESSNSYINEEDETDSKKFSHSAKAVDFKEWANKEIKIMEGRNVSLETPKLKGEYKPIIREEDLDDGLEETYIPINENSKRKAFYVQVDRSSEIQATRMALPVFGEEHKIMEAIYHNDVVIICGETGSGKTTQVPQFLYEAGFGNPESPENPGMIGITQPRRVAAVSMSERVGNELGNHKNHVGYQIRFDSSTKSDTRVKFMTDGVLLREMMQDFKLSKYSSIIIDEAHERNINTDILIGMLSRCVKLRSKQNSENPKECKKLKLIIMSATLRVSDFSENATLFSTPPPILQVAARQYPVAVHFNRRTEFNYADEAFRKTCKIHRRLPPGAILVFMTGQQEITHMVKKLRQEFPFRKNVKRRREMELYPATEIRVDAKTADVEVEDIDFSVKIKDKGEFDDALDIENDISEDEEETEEGFEETLEEGQSENDPLYVLPLYSLLPTKEQMKVFNEPPKGSRLCIVATNVAETSLTIPGVRYVVDCGRSKERIYNEETGVQSFEVGWISKASADQRSGRAGRTGPGHCYRLYSSAVFDRDFEQFSKPEILRMPVESIILQMKSMQIHKIINFPFPTPPNSESLKKSIQLLKYMGALDENEKITEEGRKMSLFPLSPRFSKILLVSNEKISLPYIVTIVSALSVGDPFIKEHELGIDTYNDSTKDKQEDDNISKNKENIEKIKALRTRFYKSRNKFNKLDKYSDIFCLLSAISSMDFIPKDQRESFLEKNFLRGKIMDEILKLRKQILYIIKSNLNEEGIGTSVTDEELKCDKPSEIQLKLLKQMICSGFIDQVVIRADELYPEEAAITNRTVINRIPYLPVLADKMPNIEDNFVYLHPRSIINNIGELPPKYLIYLSLQKNSSKKVRINSLCDMKSTALANIAKNGTLLSYSKPLTGHGMKSININLTERYCYVIPRFGSKIDNDIKIGWELNPIAVHEKKVNGQWKVEKFITNSNYKKLSVSNK; encoded by the coding sequence ATGGGTACCTATAGAAAGCGGTTTAATGAGAAAGCCAGAGCTGGCCATATGGCTAGACTAAAAGAGTTGAAACGAGTTAGAAATAAACAGTTTACCAGgcatttagaaaataatgaagaaaataatacctCAGAAGATACGACCTCTAATTTGCCAAAAGACTCTAATGCTGAATTATTGGAACCAGTTACTGCAGAAGAAAAAGCTCtcaagaaaagaaagttACAAGAACTTTTTACTCCAAAAGaatctaaaatttcaaggcttaaaaagaaaagattagATAAGTTTATAGAGCATCAGTTGAAAAGAGAAGAGAAAACTAccattataaaaaaattacaagattATAAAATGGATACTTCAATATTAGTCAGTTCTAAGAGATTAGGGCATGGTAGACAAACTAAGAAGGAAGAATTTGCTGAAGCTTTAAGCTTAGAACAACAAGGTAGAGGTAATGAACACACAAAGGAAGTATTATATGAAGAACATGTGACAAGAGATTGGGATGAGGATcataaaaatttgaaaaatacaaataaacCATCTGATAATGAATATGAGGATAAAGATGAGGATGAGGATGATgaggaagaagatgattttGAATCTAAATTTGGTGATACCTCGGCtccatcttcatcatttatCGATAACAGACCAGCAAAGTTTGGGGGTTCAGGTTTTGGATTTGGTTTCTCAAATGCTACTGTTATTaagaaagataaaaaacagccaaaaaagaaatataattggAGACAACGTATTGAACTACAAGAACAACGCAAGCATAATGCAGAAGATGAAATGGATTTTGAATCCACTGATACAGAATCTTCGCCATCTGATGAAGGTGAAACTAATGAATCTGAATCTGAATCTATTGATGACGAGGATATCCAGGCTGtaaatgaagataaaaattcaagtGATAGTGAAAGTTCTAATTCTTATATTAACGAGGAAGATGAAACAGATTCCAAGAAATTTAGCCACAGTGCAAAAGCTGTAGATTTCAAAGAATGGGCTAATAaggaaattaaaattatggAAGGTAGAAACGTATCTTTAGAAACTCCAAAGTTAAAAGGTGAATATAAACCTATTATCAGGGAAGAAGATTTGGATGACGGTTTAGAAGAAACATATATTCccattaatgaaaattctaAACGTAAAGCTTTTTATGTTCAAGTTGACAGGTCAAGTGAAATCCAGGCTACAAGGATGGCATTACCAGTATTTGGTGAAGAGCACAAAATTATGGAGGCTATTTATCATAATGATGTTGTAATTATTTGTGGTGAAACTGGGTCAGGTAAAACTACTCAGGTTCCCCAATTTTTATATGAAGCTGGTTTTGGTAACCCAGAGTCACCTGAAAACCCAGGGATGATTGGTATTACTCAGCCTAGGAGAGTTGCTGCTGTTTCCATGTCAGAACGTGTGGGTAATGAATTAGGTAATCACAAGAATCATGTTGGCTATCAAATTAGATTTGATTCTTCAACAAAGAGTGATACTAGAGTCAAATTCATGACAGATGGTGTTCTTTTAAGGGAAATGATGcaagatttcaaattaaGCAAATACTCTTCTATCATCATTGATGAAGCGCatgaaagaaatattaatacagATATTTTAATCGGTATGCTAAGTCGTTGTGTCAAATTGCGTTCTAAACAGAATTCTGAAAACCCAAAAGAATGTAAGAAACTAAAGTTAATTATTATGTCTGCAACTTTGAGAGTCTCTGATTTCAGTGAAAATGcaactttattttctacTCCTCCACCAATTCTGCAAGTTGCCGCAAGACAATATCCAGTTGCTGTTCATTTTAACCGTCGTACTGAGTTTAATTATGCAGATGAAGCTTTCCGTAAGACATGCAAAATTCATAGAAGACTTCCGCCAGGTGCTATCTTAGTATTTATGACAGGTCAACAAGAGATTACTCACATGGTTAAGAAATTAAGACAGGAATTTCCGTTTAGAAAAAACGtgaaaagaagaagagaaATGGAACTATACCCCGCTACTGAAATTAGAGTAGATGCTAAAACTGCCGATGTTGAAGTTGAAGATATAGATTTTAGTGTTAAGATAAAGGATAAAGGGGAATTCGATGATGCTTTAGATATTGAGAATGATATTagtgaagatgaagaagaaacagAAGAAGGTTTTGAGGAGACTCTTGAAGAAGGCCAATCTGAAAATGATCCATTATACGTTTTAcctttatattctttactTCCAACAAAGGAACAGATGAAGGTTTTTAATGAGCCACCAAAGGGTTCAAGATTATGTATTGTTGCTACAAATGTTGCGGAAACATCATTGACAATTCCAGGGGTTCGATATGTTGTGGATTGTGGGAGATCAAAAGAACGTATTTATAATGAAGAAACTGGCGTTCAAAGTTTCGAAGTAGGTTGGATTAGTAAGGCCAGTGCAGATCAAAGAAGTGGTAGAGCTGGTCGTACCGGTCCAGGTCATTGCTATAGACTATACTCATCTGCAGTTTTTGATCGTGATTTTGAACAATTTTCAAAACCTGAAATTTTAAGAATGCCTGTAGAATCAATCATTTTACAAATGAAAAGTATGCAAAttcataaaattattaatttcccATTCCCAACACCCCCTAACTCTGAGTCACTAAAGAAATCAATCCAATTGTTGAAGTATATGGGGGCATtggatgaaaatgaaaaaatcacCGAAGAAGGAAGAAAGATGAGTTTATTCCCACTTTCTCCAAGGTTTAGCAAAATATTGTTGGtatctaatgaaaaaattagtttACCATATATTGTAACTATCGTGAGTGCTTTATCAGTTGGTGATCCATTCATTAAAGAGCACGAATTAGGAATTGATACATATAATGATTCTACAAAAGATAAACAAGAAGATGACAATAtcagtaaaaataaagagaatattgaaaaaattaaagcaTTGAGAACGAGATTTTATAAGAGCcgtaataaatttaataaattagacAAATATAGCGATATCTTTTGCTTATTAAGTGCCATTAGCTCAATGGATTTTATTCCAAAAGATCAAAGGGAATCATTTTTAGAGAAAAACTTTTTAAGAGGTAAGATAATGGatgaaatattgaaattaagaAAACAAATCCTATATATAATCAAATCGAATCTAAATGAAGAGGGTATTGGTACATCGGTTACTGATGAAGAGTTAAAATGTGACAAACCAAGTGAAATACAACTCaaacttttaaaacaaatgatTTGCTCAGGTTTTATTGATCAGGTTGTTATTCGGGCGGATGAACTATATCCAGAAGAAGCAGCAATAACAAACAGAACTGTCATAAATAGGATACCATATCTTCCAGTATTAGCAGATAAGATGCCAAATATCGAAGATAACTTCGTTTATCTACATCCAAGATCTATAATTAACAATATTGGGGAACTTCCACCAAAGTATTTGATCTATTTAtcattacaaaaaaattctagTAAGAAAGTTAGAATTAATAGTTTATGTGATATGAAGAGTACAGCATTGGCAAACATCGCTAAAAATGGTACTCTGTTATCTTATAGTAAACCTTTAACTGGCCACGGGATGAAaagtattaatataaatttaactGAAAGATATTGTTATGTTATACCTAGATTTGGAAGTAAGATTGATAACGATATAAAAATTGGTTGGGAATTAAATCCAATTGCAGTTCATGAAAAGAAAGTTAATGGTCAATGGAAGgtagaaaaatttattaccaattctaattataaaaaattatcagtGTCTAATAAgtag